Proteins encoded by one window of uncultured Draconibacterium sp.:
- a CDS encoding RNA polymerase sigma factor: protein MTAVKNGNQSAFSELYERFNQRLYYYFYRMLGNDKELANDFLQDIFLKIINKPELFKPGYKFTSWIFTVAHNMCKNEYRHREVRKIVSKDENPDQFLSNENLYEETMNKEKLITQLFAEIENMEEDQKAILLLKYKENFSLKEISDILELPVGTIKSRLYYARTELTKKMANKELL, encoded by the coding sequence ATGACTGCTGTTAAAAACGGCAATCAGTCGGCATTTTCCGAGTTGTACGAACGATTTAACCAGCGTTTGTATTATTACTTCTATCGAATGCTGGGCAACGACAAAGAACTGGCCAACGATTTTTTGCAGGATATTTTTCTGAAAATAATTAACAAACCTGAGCTGTTTAAACCCGGTTATAAATTTACAAGCTGGATTTTTACGGTGGCCCACAACATGTGCAAAAACGAATACCGCCACCGCGAAGTGCGCAAGATTGTTAGCAAAGATGAAAATCCTGATCAGTTTCTGAGTAATGAAAATTTGTACGAAGAAACGATGAATAAAGAAAAACTCATCACTCAATTATTTGCAGAAATTGAAAATATGGAAGAAGACCAGAAAGCGATTTTGCTATTGAAATACAAAGAGAATTTTAGCCTGAAAGAAATCTCGGATATACTGGAACTGCCGGTTGGCACCATCAAGTCGCGCCTGTATTATGCACGCACAGAACTAACAAAAAAAATGGCAAACAAAGAATTACTTTAA
- a CDS encoding DUF3098 domain-containing protein gives MEIFNRKKYLLLALIIILLIIGYGLMSGPKAVEGEFNNAIFSFRRITLAPILILAAYGSMIFLIFKRK, from the coding sequence ATGGAAATTTTTAATCGTAAAAAATATCTTCTCCTCGCATTAATTATAATCTTATTAATAATTGGCTACGGATTAATGTCGGGGCCAAAAGCGGTAGAAGGAGAATTTAACAACGCTATTTTTAGTTTTCGCAGAATTACGCTTGCACCAATACTAATTCTTGCGGCCTATGGCTCGATGATTTTTCTTATTTTTAAACGCAAGTGA
- the mazG gene encoding nucleoside triphosphate pyrophosphohydrolase, producing the protein MQKKVEEFKRLLDIMDELREKCPWDKKQTLESLRKLTLEETYELGDAILKNDLQEIKKELGDILLHIVFYAKIGDEKGAFDIGDVLEGINEKLVYRHPHIFSDVDVDGSADKVAENWEALKLKEKGGNKCVLEGVPAAMPALVKANRIQEKVRGVGFDWEYKEQVWDKVKEEVDELSVEINKADKDKMEAEFGDLLFAVVNAARLYDIDPEAALERTNIKFIKRFNYLESKTLMQGKSLHDMSLAEMDEIWEEAKKQE; encoded by the coding sequence ATGCAAAAAAAAGTTGAAGAGTTTAAACGCTTATTGGATATAATGGACGAACTGCGCGAGAAATGTCCGTGGGATAAAAAACAAACACTGGAATCGTTGCGCAAACTTACGCTTGAGGAAACGTATGAATTGGGCGATGCTATTTTGAAAAACGATTTACAGGAGATAAAAAAGGAACTGGGCGACATTTTGTTGCACATTGTTTTTTATGCCAAAATAGGTGACGAAAAAGGTGCTTTTGATATTGGCGATGTGCTGGAGGGAATAAACGAAAAACTGGTTTATCGTCATCCTCATATTTTTAGCGATGTAGATGTTGATGGCTCGGCTGATAAAGTGGCTGAAAACTGGGAAGCATTGAAATTGAAAGAGAAAGGTGGTAATAAATGTGTGTTGGAAGGAGTTCCGGCTGCCATGCCGGCACTGGTAAAAGCCAATCGCATTCAGGAAAAAGTGCGGGGAGTAGGTTTCGATTGGGAATACAAAGAGCAGGTTTGGGACAAAGTAAAAGAAGAAGTAGATGAGCTGAGCGTTGAGATTAACAAAGCCGATAAAGATAAAATGGAAGCCGAATTTGGTGATCTGCTTTTTGCCGTGGTAAATGCTGCCCGTTTATACGACATCGATCCCGAAGCCGCATTGGAACGTACCAATATAAAATTTATAAAACGCTTTAATTACCTCGAAAGTAAAACGCTGATGCAGGGAAAAAGTCTGCATGATATGAGCCTTGCCGAAATGGACGAGATTTGGGAAGAGGCTAAAAAACAAGAGTAA
- a CDS encoding flavodoxin family protein, translating into MKVVAFNGSPRRNGNTSILIEEMFKIFRAEGIDTEVVQIGNKPVHGCTACGKCREIQDRKCHIKNDLLNLCIEKMIEADGIIFGTPVYFADVSTEIKALMDVAGYVTRGNGHLLKRKVGAGVISVRRGGALPTFDTINRFFLINQMIVPGSSYWNFAFGKNQGDVLQDEEGINTIRTLAENMSWLMKKIKED; encoded by the coding sequence ATGAAAGTAGTAGCATTTAACGGAAGCCCGCGACGTAACGGAAATACTTCGATTTTAATCGAGGAGATGTTTAAGATCTTTCGAGCGGAAGGAATAGATACTGAGGTTGTGCAAATTGGGAACAAACCGGTTCATGGTTGCACGGCTTGTGGGAAATGCCGCGAAATTCAGGACCGGAAATGTCATATTAAAAACGACCTTTTGAATCTGTGCATCGAGAAAATGATTGAAGCCGACGGCATTATTTTTGGTACGCCTGTTTACTTTGCCGACGTGAGTACCGAGATAAAAGCATTAATGGATGTTGCCGGTTATGTTACGCGTGGAAATGGTCATTTGCTAAAACGAAAAGTTGGCGCCGGAGTAATTTCGGTACGCCGTGGGGGTGCCTTACCAACTTTCGACACCATAAACCGCTTTTTCCTGATCAACCAGATGATTGTTCCCGGCTCCAGTTACTGGAACTTTGCCTTTGGCAAAAACCAGGGCGATGTGTTGCAGGATGAAGAAGGTATAAATACCATAAGAACACTTGCAGAAAACATGAGTTGGCTGATGAAGAAGATTAAGGAAGATTGA
- a CDS encoding DUF4159 domain-containing protein: protein MNLRIYLEGGGFLHIDDNYGLDEYIRREMKKVFPDQEFVELPPTHEIFHQKYDFNEGIPKIHEHDNKQPQAFGLFVDDRLVCFYTYETDLGDGWEDTDVHNDPEDLRQKALKMGANIIAYVFGQ, encoded by the coding sequence ATGAATTTACGTATTTACCTCGAAGGTGGTGGTTTTTTGCATATCGATGATAATTACGGATTGGATGAATACATCCGCCGCGAAATGAAAAAAGTTTTCCCTGATCAGGAATTTGTGGAGTTGCCGCCAACGCACGAGATTTTTCATCAGAAATACGATTTTAATGAAGGCATTCCTAAAATACACGAGCACGACAACAAACAACCGCAAGCTTTTGGACTATTTGTCGACGATAGGTTGGTTTGCTTTTATACCTACGAAACCGATCTTGGCGACGGCTGGGAAGATACTGACGTACACAACGATCCGGAAGACTTACGCCAAAAGGCCCTAAAAATGGGTGCCAATATTATTGCCTACGTATTTGGACAATAA
- a CDS encoding DUF4159 domain-containing protein — protein MMRISFLFLFLLLTLGSAGQGSSVKIALLKYNGGGDWYSDPTALPNLIEFCNENLNTNINPEPSTIEIGSPELFNFPFAHLTGHGNIILSEAMQ, from the coding sequence ATGATGCGAATTTCATTTCTGTTCTTGTTTTTACTTTTAACGCTTGGATCTGCCGGGCAAGGCAGCAGCGTAAAAATTGCTTTACTGAAATATAATGGCGGCGGCGACTGGTATTCTGATCCTACTGCACTGCCCAACCTTATTGAGTTTTGTAACGAAAACCTGAATACCAATATAAATCCCGAACCATCAACCATTGAAATTGGCAGCCCCGAGTTGTTTAATTTTCCATTCGCGCATTTAACCGGACATGGCAACATTATTTTATCGGAAGCGATGCAATGA
- a CDS encoding ABC transporter ATP-binding protein, with the protein MNYNLDKKSAQGKKKRPLLASLKKLVAIISDERRNLTIAFIAISVNAALSLAGAYVIGYTIDNYVQNKDYQGVLLFSGILLTMYVIAFFVNYAQMIMMGGIGQRMLYSLRNSVFNKLQELPLDFFNQNKSGDLISRINNDTQKVNEFFSQSLMRFIGGIITMTGAGILLLVINLPLGLAALSPALFLLIFTKIISPWIRRKNEASLESLGKLSAEIQESLANFKVVVAFNRRDYFRERFMKVNHENYKRSVYAGIANNVLNPVYTFAANVGQLIVLALGIYLIIQGNFSVGLLISFIAYVMNFYNPLRQLAILWANFQQALAAWDRISYLLSLESNLEISDKKETHKSASLVHFKDVSFSYPNGKEVLHKVSFNLERGKTYAFIGPTGGGKTTTASLIARLYDATKGTLLLDGRDIKSYEANERAAKIGVILQEPILFSGNVRENILYGNEALQAMSNEELEKSLEEAGLGSLLQRFDRGLETPIQMTGDGISLGQKQLIAFMRAILRKPELLILDEATANIDTVTEQQLEAIISNLPESTTKVIIAHRLNTIENADEIFFVNSGEITAAGSFDEALNLLMQGTMES; encoded by the coding sequence ATGAATTATAATCTGGATAAAAAATCGGCACAGGGAAAAAAGAAACGCCCGCTACTGGCTTCGTTAAAAAAACTGGTGGCCATAATTAGCGATGAACGACGTAATCTTACCATTGCTTTTATCGCCATTTCGGTAAATGCTGCGTTAAGTTTGGCTGGCGCTTATGTAATTGGCTACACAATAGATAATTACGTACAAAACAAAGATTACCAGGGAGTGCTGCTTTTTTCTGGCATTTTGCTAACCATGTATGTAATTGCATTCTTTGTAAACTACGCCCAAATGATAATGATGGGTGGTATTGGGCAACGCATGTTATATAGCTTGCGTAATTCGGTATTTAATAAACTACAGGAACTGCCGTTGGATTTTTTCAACCAGAATAAATCGGGCGACCTGATATCGCGCATCAACAACGACACCCAAAAAGTAAACGAGTTCTTTTCGCAATCGTTAATGCGTTTTATTGGCGGTATTATTACAATGACCGGTGCAGGAATTTTGCTTTTGGTCATAAACCTGCCACTGGGTTTGGCAGCGCTCTCTCCTGCCCTTTTCCTGTTGATTTTCACTAAAATTATTTCGCCGTGGATACGCCGTAAAAACGAGGCCAGTTTGGAAAGTCTTGGAAAACTTTCGGCAGAAATACAGGAAAGTCTGGCCAACTTTAAAGTAGTGGTGGCATTTAACCGCCGCGATTATTTTCGTGAGCGTTTTATGAAAGTAAACCACGAAAACTACAAGCGTTCGGTTTACGCCGGAATTGCCAACAATGTGCTTAATCCGGTTTATACTTTTGCGGCTAATGTTGGTCAACTCATTGTTTTGGCGCTTGGTATCTACCTTATTATCCAGGGCAATTTCAGCGTTGGTTTGTTGATTAGTTTTATTGCTTATGTGATGAACTTTTACAATCCTTTGCGGCAACTGGCCATACTTTGGGCTAACTTTCAGCAGGCACTGGCGGCATGGGACCGCATTTCGTATCTGTTATCGCTTGAGAGCAACCTTGAAATTTCAGACAAAAAAGAAACACACAAAAGCGCATCGCTGGTACATTTTAAAGATGTTTCATTTAGCTATCCAAACGGCAAAGAGGTGCTGCACAAAGTTAGCTTTAACCTCGAACGAGGAAAAACCTATGCTTTTATTGGCCCAACCGGTGGGGGAAAAACAACTACCGCCTCGTTGATTGCACGTTTATACGACGCAACAAAAGGAACGCTGCTGTTAGATGGCCGCGATATAAAATCATACGAAGCAAACGAAAGAGCTGCAAAAATTGGCGTAATCCTTCAGGAACCCATTCTGTTCTCGGGCAACGTAAGAGAAAATATTTTGTATGGAAACGAAGCTTTGCAAGCGATGAGCAACGAAGAATTAGAAAAATCGCTTGAGGAAGCAGGACTGGGAAGTTTATTGCAACGTTTCGACCGCGGTCTGGAAACCCCCATACAAATGACCGGCGACGGAATCAGCCTCGGTCAAAAACAGCTTATCGCTTTTATGCGCGCAATTTTACGCAAACCTGAGCTCCTTATTCTTGATGAAGCAACAGCAAATATCGATACCGTTACCGAGCAACAACTGGAAGCGATTATCAGCAATCTGCCCGAATCAACCACTAAGGTTATCATTGCACACCGTTTAAATACTATCGAAAATGCGGATGAGATCTTTTTTGTAAACTCAGGCGAAATTACAGCGGCAGGTTCTTTCGACGAAGCACTTAATTTACTGATGCAGGGAACCATGGAAAGTTAA
- a CDS encoding ABC transporter ATP-binding protein — translation MGRFAPHFFSMRKTPNKKTDVKQRGGLFRVLGPYKLLVATLTIMALAGSGINLFIPRIIARGIDSFTANQFNATAVVTEFMIAAFGIFLFTFLQGVVQTVTAEKVAKDLRNKLADKISQQSYSFVLKANPSKLLTNLTSDMDSVKMFVSQAFVSIVSSLFVIFGVAILLISINWKLALAVLTIVPILSVAFYIVFKKVKVLFKKSREIIDALNRVINESILGSALIRVLNSQQPEILKFAEKNVESRDLGLAIVRLFSVLIPIVTFVANFAIVIILALGGHYVVMETLTLGNFAAFNSYVMMLIFPIMMIGFMSNIIASATASNNRIQQVLNSKLPVDRGTVTSAIDGNISLKNVKLSYDKKPVLKDISFDIKAGSKTAIIGPTAAGKSQLLYLLTNLIPPDSGQITIDNIHAKDYTSEVLNRQVGFVFQDNVIFNLSLKENVAFNDNVSEEDMNKAIATAELSEFTNSLPLKLDTIASERGTSLSGGQKQRIMLARALALNPKVLLLDDFTSRVDRKTEDKILANIHKNYPNLTLVSVTQKIAPVKDFDQIILLMEGEIVATGKHNDLKEHSPEYIQIYNSQKSTNHYEL, via the coding sequence TTGGGTAGATTTGCACCACATTTTTTCAGCATGCGCAAAACGCCAAATAAAAAAACGGACGTAAAACAACGGGGAGGTTTATTTCGGGTGCTTGGCCCCTATAAACTGCTTGTGGCAACTTTAACGATAATGGCTTTGGCCGGAAGTGGAATTAACCTTTTTATCCCGCGCATTATTGCCCGGGGTATCGATTCGTTTACTGCCAATCAATTTAATGCAACAGCGGTTGTTACCGAATTTATGATTGCAGCATTTGGTATTTTTCTTTTTACGTTTTTGCAGGGAGTGGTGCAAACAGTAACCGCTGAAAAAGTAGCCAAAGATTTACGCAATAAACTGGCCGACAAAATTTCGCAACAAAGCTATTCTTTTGTTCTTAAGGCAAACCCTTCGAAATTACTTACAAACCTCACTTCGGATATGGATTCGGTAAAAATGTTTGTATCACAGGCTTTCGTCTCCATCGTTTCGTCGTTGTTTGTAATTTTCGGTGTCGCCATTTTACTCATTTCCATAAACTGGAAACTGGCACTTGCAGTGCTCACCATTGTTCCCATTTTGTCGGTGGCATTTTACATCGTTTTCAAAAAAGTAAAAGTGCTGTTTAAGAAGAGTCGCGAAATAATAGATGCCCTCAACCGTGTTATTAACGAAAGTATTTTGGGATCGGCACTCATACGTGTTTTAAATTCGCAGCAACCCGAAATTCTCAAGTTTGCAGAAAAGAACGTTGAATCACGCGATTTGGGACTGGCAATTGTTCGCCTGTTTTCGGTGCTCATTCCAATTGTAACATTTGTTGCCAACTTTGCCATTGTAATTATTTTAGCACTTGGCGGTCATTATGTGGTGATGGAAACGCTCACTCTGGGTAATTTTGCTGCTTTTAACAGCTACGTAATGATGCTGATTTTCCCGATTATGATGATTGGATTTATGAGCAACATTATCGCCTCGGCAACTGCATCAAACAACAGAATACAACAAGTTCTTAATTCAAAATTACCGGTTGACCGAGGAACCGTAACATCAGCGATTGATGGAAATATCAGTCTGAAAAATGTAAAACTAAGTTACGATAAAAAGCCGGTACTAAAGGACATTTCATTTGATATAAAAGCCGGAAGCAAAACAGCCATAATTGGGCCAACGGCTGCCGGAAAAAGCCAGTTGCTTTATTTGCTTACCAACCTGATCCCGCCTGATTCGGGTCAAATTACTATCGACAACATACACGCAAAAGATTATACCAGCGAGGTTTTAAACCGGCAGGTTGGCTTTGTTTTTCAGGATAACGTAATTTTTAACCTGAGCCTAAAAGAAAACGTGGCTTTTAACGACAATGTTTCGGAGGAAGACATGAACAAAGCAATTGCAACTGCCGAGCTGTCAGAATTTACAAATAGCCTTCCTCTAAAACTCGACACCATTGCATCCGAGCGTGGAACCAGTTTATCAGGAGGACAAAAACAGCGCATCATGCTGGCCCGCGCACTTGCTCTGAATCCAAAAGTATTGCTACTCGACGACTTTACTTCGCGTGTTGACCGAAAAACGGAAGATAAAATACTTGCAAACATTCATAAAAATTATCCCAACCTGACCTTGGTTTCGGTAACACAGAAAATTGCACCGGTAAAAGATTTTGACCAGATAATTCTATTAATGGAAGGCGAAATTGTTGCAACAGGAAAACACAATGACCTGAAAGAACATTCGCCGGAATACATTCAGATTTACAATTCACAAAAAAGCACCAATCACTATGAATTATAA
- a CDS encoding ABC transporter permease: MSDVKRNLKLGWRNILKNKFFSFLNIGGVAIGIAVTTLILFWVVDELNFDKYHENLSQIYQVYEHQVYSDGQDLHTGCTPFPLAQELKKTYPEVLNASTFTNLGGLPVKYENKEFKDIPVMLADQEFLNIFSFEILEGDPKALETPDQIMITPKIADLYFNDVSPIGKMLTIYGTFNLTVGAVVDCPENNSTINFDILASVKVAETFGADLSQWRNNWPMTSLLLANGTDTENLESKITNLLKEKGQENTSLYLFPYSKMRLYNFSDKNNRIQYIYQFLAIALIIVLIASINFVNSSTASSETRRPEVGIRKVLGATKANLTNQFFYEKGLMIFISILLGIILVVVLTPLFGQLSGKTISIALLGNKYLLFMLFAMIVSILMLSVAYPSIYISSFAPARVLKKAIKGNGSRFSFRSMLVVIQFTLSIILVICTIAVTTQLKFINNYDLGYKKDNLIYINLDEATKTKHEALSSEFKNISGVVNLTKADKLPFYGGNSSWSYDWQGKDPENKVLICIMRVDRNYFETLGIPLAEGRSFLAVYDNMKTENSDMTGEVILNQEALRRMKMDEPIGKTFGRNGQEKLPIVGVAKDFHFESLKSGIEPMLMVPLTVDPDVIIMRVKPENFTETLASINQKWKDIIPDTNCEIGFFDQRLETMYNSEKRISGLFSYFSFVAIFIACIGLFGLSVFAIERKRKEIGIRKVNGSKVSQILAMLNKDFIKWVLISFVLATPIAWYAMNKWLQNFAYKTTLDWWIFAIAGILAIAIALLTVSFQSYKAAVRNPVEALRYE, translated from the coding sequence ATGTCAGACGTTAAACGCAACCTTAAACTGGGATGGCGAAACATCCTGAAAAACAAATTTTTCTCATTTTTAAATATCGGTGGAGTAGCTATTGGAATTGCAGTTACTACGTTAATTTTATTTTGGGTAGTAGATGAACTCAACTTCGATAAATACCATGAAAATTTAAGCCAGATTTACCAGGTTTATGAACACCAGGTATATTCCGACGGTCAGGATTTACACACTGGATGTACACCTTTCCCTCTCGCTCAAGAATTAAAAAAAACATATCCGGAAGTACTTAATGCAAGTACTTTTACCAATCTGGGTGGTCTGCCTGTAAAATACGAAAACAAGGAATTCAAAGACATTCCGGTAATGCTGGCAGATCAGGAATTTCTGAATATATTTTCATTCGAAATACTGGAAGGCGATCCCAAAGCATTGGAAACGCCCGATCAGATTATGATAACACCAAAGATTGCCGACCTTTATTTTAACGATGTGTCGCCAATAGGAAAAATGCTAACTATTTACGGAACATTCAACTTAACCGTGGGTGCAGTAGTTGATTGCCCTGAGAATAATTCAACAATCAATTTCGACATTCTTGCCTCTGTTAAAGTGGCCGAAACGTTTGGTGCCGACCTTTCGCAATGGCGAAATAACTGGCCAATGACAAGTTTACTATTGGCGAATGGAACTGATACCGAGAACCTGGAAAGTAAAATAACGAATTTGCTCAAAGAAAAAGGACAGGAAAACACATCATTGTATCTTTTCCCTTATTCAAAAATGCGCTTGTACAATTTTTCTGATAAAAACAACCGTATCCAATATATCTACCAGTTTCTGGCCATTGCATTAATTATTGTACTTATTGCATCTATCAACTTTGTAAACTCATCAACTGCCAGTTCCGAAACAAGGAGACCCGAAGTTGGAATCAGAAAAGTACTGGGTGCAACCAAAGCCAATCTCACCAACCAGTTTTTCTACGAAAAGGGACTCATGATTTTTATTAGTATACTACTTGGAATAATTCTGGTAGTCGTATTAACTCCGCTGTTTGGCCAGCTTTCGGGCAAAACCATCAGCATAGCATTGCTAGGAAATAAATACCTGCTTTTCATGTTGTTCGCTATGATAGTAAGTATACTAATGCTATCAGTAGCCTACCCATCTATTTATATTTCATCATTTGCGCCGGCACGGGTTTTAAAGAAGGCAATTAAAGGAAATGGCAGCCGGTTTAGTTTCAGGAGCATGCTGGTTGTCATTCAGTTTACGCTTTCCATTATTTTAGTTATTTGTACCATTGCCGTTACCACTCAACTTAAATTCATAAACAACTACGACTTAGGATATAAGAAAGACAACCTTATTTATATAAACTTAGACGAGGCCACAAAAACCAAACACGAGGCGCTGTCTTCCGAATTCAAAAACATATCAGGAGTTGTAAACCTGACAAAAGCTGATAAACTGCCGTTTTACGGTGGAAACTCTTCGTGGAGCTACGATTGGCAAGGTAAAGATCCGGAAAACAAAGTATTGATATGCATTATGCGAGTAGATCGAAATTATTTTGAAACCCTGGGAATACCACTTGCAGAAGGACGAAGTTTCTTAGCAGTTTATGACAATATGAAGACGGAAAACAGCGATATGACCGGTGAAGTAATCCTCAACCAGGAAGCACTTAGGCGAATGAAAATGGATGAACCTATCGGAAAAACATTTGGAAGAAACGGACAAGAAAAGCTACCCATCGTTGGTGTTGCAAAAGATTTTCATTTTGAATCGCTTAAATCGGGAATAGAACCTATGTTAATGGTGCCGCTAACCGTAGATCCTGATGTGATAATTATGCGCGTGAAACCCGAAAATTTTACTGAAACGCTGGCATCGATCAACCAAAAATGGAAAGATATTATTCCCGACACCAATTGCGAAATTGGCTTTTTCGATCAACGATTGGAAACGATGTATAATTCAGAAAAACGTATTTCCGGGCTATTTAGCTATTTTTCCTTTGTTGCCATTTTTATTGCCTGCATTGGCTTGTTTGGATTATCAGTTTTTGCTATCGAACGCAAAAGAAAGGAAATTGGAATCAGAAAAGTCAACGGTTCAAAGGTTTCTCAAATTTTAGCCATGCTAAACAAAGACTTTATTAAATGGGTACTTATTTCTTTTGTTTTGGCCACACCAATTGCCTGGTATGCCATGAACAAATGGCTTCAGAATTTTGCCTACAAAACAACTTTAGATTGGTGGATTTTTGCCATCGCAGGTATACTGGCCATTGCCATTGCATTGCTTACTGTTTCTTTTCAATCGTATAAAGCGGCGGTTCGCAATCCGGTGGAAGCATTGAGATACGAATAA
- a CDS encoding ABC transporter ATP-binding protein gives MIKTNELSKVFRTDEIETSALNDVNLHVKKGEFVAIMGPSGCGKSTLLNIIGLLDNPSSGKYFFDGQEVGQLKERNRTMLRKGNIGFVFQSFNLIDELTVFENVELPLIYLKMKARERKERVEEVLDRMKIGHRKKHFPQQLSGGQQQRVAIARAVVANPKLILADEPTGNLDSKNGLEVMQLLTELNQEGTTIVMVTHSLRDSEYAHRVINLFDGMVITQEVKKELNEILL, from the coding sequence ATGATTAAAACAAACGAGCTCTCAAAAGTTTTTCGGACCGACGAGATTGAAACCAGTGCGCTAAACGATGTAAACCTTCATGTAAAAAAAGGCGAATTTGTAGCCATAATGGGCCCTTCAGGATGCGGCAAATCCACACTTCTGAATATTATCGGACTTCTCGACAATCCATCATCGGGAAAATATTTTTTCGATGGACAAGAAGTGGGACAACTAAAAGAACGCAATCGTACCATGCTTCGGAAAGGAAACATCGGTTTTGTATTTCAGAGTTTTAACCTGATTGATGAACTAACTGTTTTTGAAAACGTAGAACTTCCGCTGATTTATTTAAAAATGAAAGCACGCGAACGTAAAGAGCGTGTCGAGGAAGTGCTGGACCGAATGAAAATCGGTCACCGAAAAAAACATTTCCCACAACAACTTTCAGGAGGACAGCAACAACGTGTTGCCATTGCACGCGCTGTTGTGGCCAATCCAAAACTAATACTGGCCGATGAGCCAACCGGAAACCTCGATTCAAAAAACGGGCTGGAAGTAATGCAGTTACTAACCGAGCTTAACCAGGAAGGTACAACCATTGTAATGGTTACTCACTCACTTCGCGATTCGGAATACGCGCATCGCGTAATCAACCTTTTCGACGGAATGGTTATTACCCAGGAAGTAAAAAAAGAGTTGAACGAGATTTTACTTTAA
- a CDS encoding glycosyltransferase family 2 protein produces MDISVVIPLFNEEESLPELAAWIKKVMDENNFSYEIMMIDDGSRDNSWKVVEKLIKENPYIKGIKFRRNYGKSAALYCGFEAVQGDVVITMDADLQDSPDEIPELFRMIKEDGYDLVSGWKKKRFDPVLTKNIPSKLYNWTVRRMSGIKLHDMNCGLKAYRKQVIKSVEVYGEMHRYIPVLAKWAGYKNIGEKVVVHAERKYGVTKFGLERFVRGPLDLLSVMFISRFVKRPMHFFGILGALIFFIGFAAAGYLGVQKIIQLNQGIKGHLITDSPYFYIALTSMIIGAQFFLAGFLGELVSRSSSERNKYQIDVKTFE; encoded by the coding sequence ATGGATATTTCCGTAGTTATTCCCCTGTTTAATGAAGAGGAATCGCTTCCTGAACTGGCAGCGTGGATAAAAAAGGTGATGGATGAAAATAATTTCTCTTATGAAATTATGATGATTGATGATGGAAGCCGCGACAATTCATGGAAAGTAGTTGAAAAGCTTATAAAAGAAAATCCTTATATAAAAGGAATAAAGTTCAGACGCAACTATGGAAAGTCGGCTGCATTGTATTGTGGTTTCGAAGCCGTTCAGGGCGATGTGGTAATTACCATGGATGCCGACCTGCAGGATAGTCCCGATGAAATTCCGGAGTTATTCCGCATGATAAAAGAAGACGGTTACGACTTGGTTTCGGGATGGAAGAAAAAACGTTTTGATCCGGTTCTGACCAAAAATATTCCAAGCAAGTTATACAACTGGACTGTACGCAGAATGAGCGGTATTAAGCTGCACGACATGAACTGCGGACTGAAAGCCTATCGTAAACAGGTTATAAAAAGCGTTGAAGTTTATGGCGAAATGCATCGTTATATTCCGGTGTTGGCAAAATGGGCCGGCTACAAAAATATTGGCGAAAAAGTAGTGGTTCATGCCGAACGAAAGTACGGAGTAACAAAATTCGGACTAGAGCGTTTTGTGCGTGGTCCACTCGATTTGCTTTCGGTAATGTTTATCTCACGCTTTGTAAAACGCCCGATGCACTTTTTTGGTATTTTGGGGGCACTCATCTTTTTTATTGGATTTGCTGCTGCAGGATACCTTGGTGTACAAAAAATCATTCAACTAAATCAGGGAATAAAAGGGCATCTAATTACCGACAGCCCGTATTTTTATATTGCTTTAACATCGATGATTATCGGAGCACAATTTTTTCTGGCCGGCTTTCTTGGCGAATTGGTTTCGAGAAGTTCGAGCGAGCGTAACAAATATCAAATTGATGTAAAGACATTTGAATAA